The following is a genomic window from Uranotaenia lowii strain MFRU-FL unplaced genomic scaffold, ASM2978415v1 HiC_scaffold_1532, whole genome shotgun sequence.
TTCACAAGCGCCGATCCGAGTAGAAGCTCGCAAGACTCGTTCGTCATCGAGAAATGGCCAAAGCTTATATATTGAGCTTGATTTCGGTATTTGAGACGGGGAAGGTAATGTTGAGCTTAGTAAACTAATTTCGCCATCGAAGTGCTCACTTTGGGCTTCTCTAAACGCTAAAACCTCCCCTCGGTGGATTTCTTTGCCGGAAAGTGGTCCCAGTTCGCGTTTCGTCTTAAATTCTTCTTTAATTTTGAGGTTGGCAATGTATCGCAGAACCCAGGCTGCAGTTCGCCTGAGAAAATTCCAACTCCTACAATTATCTGGTCGTAAATGATTGACAGGAAATATGCTATGCACGTTACAAGAATTATTCGGTCTAAGCTCTTCTTCCGTAAACTCCTTCCCAAAGTGCTCGCTTGGCCACGCCGTTTCGTTTTCTCTCAGGAAGTCTGGACCATTTAGCCATCGACTTTGGTTGTTAAGATCAGGTAAGCGTTGCCACTTCGTAGCTTCATCTGCAACGTTGTCCATGGTGGATATCCATTTCCAGTCCTTAATTTGTGTGGTTTCCAAAATTTCACTGACCCGATGAGCAACGTAGTGTGAGTATCGGCGGTGGTCTGATCTTATCCAACAAAGAACGTTTCGGGAATCACTCCAAAAGAACCGTTGCTTCGTCTTGAACGATAGTGCCTTCGCAACAGAATCAGCCAATCTGGTCCCAATAACTGCTGCCTGTAGTTCCATACGCGGTATTGAAAGAAACTTCAAGGGTGCTACTCGAGCCTTAGCCCCTACAATGGCAACTTCAACTCTGTTGCCCTGTTGGAATCGAAGATAAACTACAGCCGCATATCCTAATTCGCTTGCATCAACAAATGTGTGTAAGGTTATCGATGTATTCTCATCAAACGATATTTTCGAGCGATAACAGCGGggaattttgatgttttgaacTGTTGGTAACACGCTAAGCCACATTAGCCAgtcatcaaaaagttttttcggtattttttcGTCCCATCCAATTGAACTCCTCCAAATTTCCTGCAGCAGTATTTTGAGGAAGATAAGTAGATTTGAAAGAAATCCTAGCGGATCGAAAATCGCCACAAGTGTGCGAAGTACTTCACGCTTCGTTGGTACGCGTCTGCCGGCTAGCAAATCTTCTTCGTGTTTCGGAGACAATTTGTACGTAAAACAATCGGCTGCAGTACACCACCACATCCCTAGGACTTTCTCTGTGGACAACTCATCTTCAAAGTTTAAGCTTTTTCCTTGTAGACTACTTCCATTGAGCGCTGCTAATACTGTTGGAGAATTCGATAACCAGTTTCGCATCTCAAATCCCGCTTGAGCATGTATAAAATGAACATCTTGAGCCAGTTGACTAGCTTCTTGTTCTGACTCCACACTTAGCAGCATGTCATCAACGtagtgattattttttattactgcGGCTGCTCTAGGGTATTGGCTTTCgtatttttctgcatttaagttttttacgAACTGAGCACAACTGGGGGAGCAGCTTGCTCCAAAGGTCATCACCTGCATCACATAGGTGCTTGGTTCGCCATCCGTTAGATTCCCTTTCCATAGAAAGCGCTGGCAGTGTTGATCCTCTTCGGCGACGAGAATTTGATGGTACATTTCCCTAATGTCGCCGCATACCCCTATCCGGTTCTCTCTAAACCGAATCAGCACATCGAGTAGGCAGGTATTCTGATCAGGACCCTTGAGCAGTAGTGAGTTGAGCGAGACACCTTGAACCTTAGCTGCTGCGTCCCACACCAGGCGTACCTTCTTCGGTTTGTTGGCATTAAATACCGGGAATATAGGCAAATACCATACTCGTTTCTGCTTTACAGCCAGCTCTTTGTCAGATAATTTTCGAATATAGCCCTTGGAAACGTAATCATTGATCTTGTCAGTCAACACAGCAGCTAGCTGTGGGTCCTTTCTAAGTTTCGTTTCGAGACACTGTGCTCGACGTAGAGCGTTAGCTTTACTGTTTGGTAAACGAAATTCATCGAATTTCCACAGAAGTCTTAGTTTATAACGACCACTAGCAGTACGCTGAAATGATTCCAAGATGTCACATGCACGGCGGTTTTCCTTTGACTCAATCAGCCTCATAGGTTTTTCGATACCAGCTTTATCGATAGCGAAAAACTCTTTCATTGCGTTATGAAGTTCATCGTTTCCTTTTTCCTTGCATTCACAGTGATGCAGGTGGTGATACTCTAAGAACTGTAGCCACGTTTTGTCACTGCCTCCGTATACGATCCAGCCAAGTCGAGTTTTGGTAGCAACCGGCTCAAACATTCTACCTTCTTTCCCTTTCAAAACGTAACCTAAATTTGCGTAATTGCTGCCAATAAGAATCCTTGGTTGTACGTCTATATAGGATTTCGCCGGAATTCCCTGCAGATGTTGGTAGCGATCTTTCAGTTTTTCCATATCCAATGTCTGGTGAAATAAATTGAGATTGGATACGGTGTGTACTTCTGGTAGTTGGAAACGTTTGTGATTTTTCTCTGTACCTGATATTTCGAGgcttatatttttggaatccaTTTCCCTACGAGTCTTGTTTCCTGTCCATTTCAGACAAAGAGGTTCAGATTTTCCACTGATTCCTAAGTCCGACGCTAGTGCTGTATCAACCAAGGTAATGGACGATCCATCGTCAAGAAACGCATGCgtatgtatttgtttttgaggtcCGTAAAGTATGACAGGCACTACTCGCAAAAGTGCTTGATTGGAAGAGTGGTGCATATTACATTCACCTGTGGTAATTGAACTTGGTCCTTCCATTGGATCGCTTTGTGGTCCTTCCCTTAGAACGCTTTGTGGTCCTACCTCGATAA
Proteins encoded in this region:
- the LOC129759412 gene encoding uncharacterized protein LOC129759412, producing the protein MEKLKDRYQHLQGIPAKSYIDVQPRILIGSNYANLGYVLKGKEGRMFEPVATKTRLGWIVYGGSDKTWLQFLEYHHLHHCECKEKGNDELHNAMKEFFAIDKAGIEKPMRLIESKENRRACDILESFQRTASGRYKLRLLWKFDEFRLPNSKANALRRAQCLETKLRKDPQLAAVLTDKINDYVSKGYIRKLSDKELAVKQKRVWYLPIFPVFNANKPKKVRLVWDAAAKVQGVSLNSLLLKGPDQNTCLLDVLIRFRENRIGVCGDIREMYHQILVAEEDQHCQRFLWKGNLTDGEPSTYVMQVMTFGASCSPSCAQFVKNLNAEKYESQYPRAAAVIKNNHYVDDMLLSVESEQEASQLAQDVHFIHAQAGFEMRNWLSNSPTVLAALNGSSLQGKSLNFEDELSTEKVLGMWWCTAADCFTYKLSPKHEEDLLAGRRVPTKREVLRTLVAIFDPLGFLSNLLIFLKILLQEIWRSSIGWDEKIPKKLFDDWLMWLSVLPTVQNIKIPRCYRSKISFDENTSITLHTFVDASELGYAAVVYLRFQQGNRVEVAIVGAKARVAPLKFLSIPRMELQAAVIGTRLADSVAKALSFKTKQRFFWSDSRNVLCWIRSDHRRYSHYVAHRVSEILETTQIKDWKWISTMDNVADEATKWQRLPDLNNQSRWLNGPDFLRENETAWPSEHFGKEFTEEELRPNNSCNVHSIFPVNHLRPDNCRSWNFLRRTAAWVLRYIANLKIKEEFKTKRELGPLSGKEIHRGEVLAFREAQSEHFDGEISLLSSTLPSPSQIPKSSSIYKLWPFLDDERVLRASTRIGACEAVSMDAKHPIILPKDHRITWLIVQHYHVKFYHRNHQTVINEIRQRFRITPRLSSLYWKVRANCQLCKNLKAAPRPPRMSNLPATRLSAFTRPFSFVGVDYFGPMFVTVKRSTEKRWGVLITCLTIRAVHIEIAHSLSAESCIMALRNFMGRRGTPIQIFSDRGTNFIGANKELKLALREMNQNTILREISSPDTTWSFIPPASPHMGGSWERMIQTVKRNLNQIKPKHQLNDEVLRNLLIEVENTVNSRPLTHVTSEDSEQPVLTPNHFLVGSSNGLKPASLLDDRDEV